One genomic window of Cellulophaga sp. Hel_I_12 includes the following:
- a CDS encoding T9SS type A sorting domain-containing protein, producing the protein MRNDGLFTIVFCFLGFSLFSQTYSIDEISFFNNPGCGQTTTNYIINFRFSANFSNGNITGYTVIDTGTATFDGVQQCDYDNTRDEYLNTSEAICAIFTESNSHCCDDETVNFRIVPNLTITTPNTQTPNSTFTLNATAGFNPLIYNWQYFDPFTGIWTDLRAAFLGQSSFTFTLPELFQGTGRDYRDYLNLFLDFRIGLCNGWVSDETIQLQFVEPSPEWQNTTKSDATCNGDNDGSVTLTFDRNVDIAGGFEMRYFLYEGDPATFPQTRLTDVNQPILTGIQVVADPFITLNTSFEGSYSGLGEGEYFIVYQEVKYDRDPSNGTDPPIVKSGKITPQFTISQPTPITLNTSSPNFFTQANCGNPAIFQLNGTATGGNNLNASGTFGYEYSLNAGLNWLPVTGTNNVLEIPATTNTQSVQVRGVYNVNNEICVGQNYTYPISAIVNPIVIINPTKVNTSTASAVDGSVRIEFSGGTPNYTYELNSSTSIPNPTPLITSLPSGDIVVTYNDLPADTYRITVTDGSGCPQTSPDLVVGTDPIPTLGTPIVTQISCTGPAGRISVPVAGFDTSYRYQWSINGTLSAITTSSSENLELNNINTGGEYILRVSSARVSVPDFDNDTNVAIAPITMAVPSVVTIDSATPNDAGCHGGNDGNIILTLSGGTTYEYALGNSPTTWLPLTANTITGLAVGTYSVTVRNQNNCESQTRTNIIIGEPGPIIIEEIPNSRQDVSVNGGNDGAISIAVTGGITPYTYSWSGPNGFIATQQNPSGLSTGNYSLTVTDANNCQQNFGPIFINEPGPLGIVNLIPTSVLCRTTATGSITAAVNGTPPLQFVWTKNGDPSFNAPNQASIAGLTAGTYTLSLTDASGDPAVTSTIFVDEPLEFLGATATPTVTSCASLNDGEINISTTGGTAPYRYSLNGSATQNSTNFNALAPGVYTVTVFDANNCEFIINPITVNSATAIAITTDVVLNISESGQSDGAISTSITGGTLPYSFSWSGPNGFTATTKDITNLAEGIHILRVTDANNCSASQAFNITEPSELTVTASQSLFLDCTYDDYAEIVVTVTGGIPNYSYQWFQIENGSTNQLNETSTILANLSVGSYFVMVTDANNVSRTSNTISVTEPDILNAAVLNKVDVLCSGESTGSIQIAVSGGTSPYTFYWNGDLSTQNLDNVAAGDYFLEVIDANGCSDDLVITVASPTDPLRIQDATVINASDYQVTDGSLSIAVAGGVPDYSFEWTRSSDNTVISNQSSISNLAAGFYEVLITDTNTCAIRQTYEITQPDTIEETITNPTCAGLADGSISLLVNRGNGNFTYSWSTGATTNSITNLAAGTYTVTITGFDTPETRTYTIEEPLPILVDLGGDRVLCKGQNLELDATVENSNAIYTWISDTGFSSSSPIVTVSEKGNYTVSVSSNGNCTQTSTIYIDISDQEISAEFAASSQVYAGETLVLVDISFPIPDSMEWIIPSSAQILKQDKDEAEIVFATPGEYEVGIITQRGSCTEMQIKKIMVLAKDPTVTEEDTQGGKKLVENFIIYPNPTSGEFTAQVDLTDRGNISIKVFSFTNNMLIASEKARGESSYTIPFNIANMPAGVYAVVLETPYGSTLRKIIVR; encoded by the coding sequence ATGAGGAACGATGGACTTTTTACAATAGTTTTCTGTTTTTTGGGCTTTTCTTTATTTTCACAAACATACTCGATTGATGAAATAAGTTTTTTTAACAATCCAGGATGTGGGCAAACGACTACCAATTACATTATAAATTTTAGATTTAGTGCCAATTTCAGTAATGGAAATATCACTGGTTATACTGTTATTGATACGGGAACTGCAACATTTGATGGAGTACAACAATGTGATTATGATAATACTCGCGATGAATATTTAAATACTTCCGAGGCTATTTGTGCAATTTTTACAGAGTCCAATTCGCATTGCTGTGATGATGAAACAGTTAATTTTAGAATTGTTCCTAATTTGACAATTACGACTCCAAACACTCAAACACCAAATTCTACTTTTACTTTAAATGCAACTGCCGGATTTAATCCTTTAATCTACAATTGGCAATATTTTGATCCTTTTACAGGGATTTGGACAGATCTTCGAGCAGCCTTTCTAGGACAAAGTAGTTTTACTTTCACACTTCCTGAACTTTTTCAAGGCACTGGCAGGGATTATAGAGATTATTTGAATTTATTTTTGGACTTCAGAATCGGATTATGCAATGGTTGGGTATCTGATGAAACAATTCAGTTGCAATTTGTAGAACCATCTCCTGAATGGCAAAACACCACAAAATCAGATGCCACATGTAATGGGGATAATGACGGTAGCGTAACCTTAACTTTTGATAGAAATGTTGATATTGCTGGTGGCTTTGAGATGCGGTATTTTTTATATGAAGGAGACCCCGCAACCTTTCCACAAACACGCTTAACAGATGTTAACCAACCTATTCTAACAGGTATTCAAGTGGTAGCAGACCCTTTCATTACACTTAATACTAGTTTTGAAGGAAGCTATTCAGGACTTGGCGAAGGTGAATATTTTATTGTTTATCAAGAAGTAAAATATGATCGTGATCCATCAAATGGCACAGATCCTCCTATCGTTAAAAGTGGCAAAATAACACCCCAGTTCACTATCAGTCAACCTACCCCAATAACCCTTAACACTTCTAGTCCCAACTTTTTTACCCAAGCTAATTGTGGTAATCCAGCTATTTTTCAATTAAATGGCACAGCAACAGGAGGTAATAATCTAAATGCGAGTGGTACGTTTGGGTACGAATATAGTTTAAATGCTGGACTAAATTGGCTTCCTGTGACGGGTACAAATAATGTATTGGAAATACCTGCTACCACCAATACACAATCGGTTCAAGTTCGTGGAGTTTATAATGTAAACAATGAAATTTGTGTTGGGCAAAACTATACATATCCCATTTCAGCGATTGTAAACCCCATTGTAATTATAAACCCTACAAAGGTAAATACCTCAACAGCATCTGCCGTTGACGGAAGTGTACGTATAGAATTTTCTGGAGGTACTCCTAATTACACTTACGAATTAAATAGTAGTACATCCATCCCAAACCCTACTCCTTTAATAACTTCACTACCTAGTGGAGATATTGTTGTTACTTATAACGATTTACCTGCCGACACTTATCGAATTACGGTTACAGATGGCAGTGGCTGCCCACAAACATCACCCGATTTAGTCGTAGGCACAGATCCTATACCCACTTTAGGAACACCTATAGTAACTCAAATTTCTTGTACTGGTCCTGCTGGTCGTATTTCAGTACCTGTTGCTGGGTTTGACACGAGTTACCGCTACCAATGGAGTATCAATGGAACTTTAAGTGCTATAACAACCAGCAGTTCGGAAAATCTTGAATTAAATAATATTAACACTGGTGGAGAATACATTTTAAGAGTCTCCAGTGCACGAGTTTCAGTTCCAGATTTTGATAACGATACCAATGTAGCAATTGCGCCTATTACTATGGCTGTTCCTTCTGTAGTAACGATAGATAGTGCTACACCAAATGATGCAGGTTGCCATGGCGGTAATGACGGAAATATCATATTGACACTTTCTGGTGGTACTACCTATGAATACGCTTTAGGAAATAGTCCAACTACTTGGCTGCCATTAACAGCAAACACCATAACAGGATTAGCTGTAGGCACCTACAGTGTAACGGTTCGTAATCAAAATAACTGTGAATCTCAAACAAGAACAAATATTATTATTGGGGAACCAGGCCCAATTATTATTGAAGAGATCCCAAATAGCCGACAAGATGTAAGCGTAAATGGTGGAAATGATGGTGCTATTTCTATCGCTGTAACGGGGGGTATTACTCCTTATACCTATAGCTGGTCGGGCCCTAACGGATTTATAGCAACCCAACAAAACCCATCTGGCTTAAGTACAGGGAATTATAGTCTTACGGTTACTGATGCCAATAATTGCCAACAAAATTTTGGTCCCATTTTCATCAATGAACCTGGTCCTTTGGGTATTGTAAACTTAATACCTACATCAGTATTGTGCAGAACTACTGCTACAGGGAGTATTACAGCAGCAGTAAATGGAACACCGCCCTTACAATTTGTTTGGACCAAAAATGGAGACCCTAGTTTTAACGCACCCAACCAAGCAAGCATAGCAGGATTAACAGCAGGCACATATACCTTAAGTTTAACGGATGCTTCTGGAGACCCAGCCGTGACAAGTACTATTTTTGTTGATGAACCTTTAGAGTTTTTAGGAGCCACAGCAACACCTACTGTGACGTCCTGCGCTTCGCTAAATGATGGCGAAATTAACATTAGTACTACTGGTGGCACAGCTCCTTATCGCTATAGTTTAAACGGCTCAGCGACACAAAACAGTACTAACTTTAATGCGCTCGCTCCTGGAGTTTATACCGTCACGGTCTTTGATGCCAATAATTGTGAATTTATCATCAATCCTATAACTGTAAATAGTGCCACTGCTATCGCTATTACGACAGATGTAGTCCTAAATATATCAGAGTCTGGCCAATCTGATGGTGCCATTAGCACCTCAATTACTGGTGGAACATTACCCTACAGTTTTAGTTGGTCTGGTCCTAATGGATTTACGGCCACCACGAAAGATATCACCAATCTCGCCGAAGGTATTCATATTTTAAGGGTTACCGACGCCAATAATTGTTCTGCTTCTCAAGCTTTTAATATTACCGAACCTAGTGAGCTCACTGTTACTGCTTCGCAAAGTTTATTTTTAGATTGTACTTATGATGATTATGCCGAAATTGTAGTAACGGTGACCGGAGGAATCCCCAATTATAGTTACCAATGGTTTCAAATTGAGAATGGATCTACTAATCAACTTAATGAAACTTCAACTATTTTAGCCAATTTAAGTGTCGGTAGTTATTTTGTGATGGTCACTGATGCGAATAACGTTTCTAGAACGTCAAATACGATATCAGTTACAGAACCCGACATTTTAAATGCAGCAGTACTTAATAAAGTTGATGTGCTTTGTAGCGGAGAAAGTACAGGAAGTATTCAAATTGCAGTTTCTGGCGGTACTTCACCCTATACGTTTTATTGGAATGGAGACCTAAGCACGCAAAACCTGGACAATGTAGCTGCAGGAGATTATTTTCTAGAAGTTATAGATGCTAATGGTTGTTCTGATGATCTAGTAATCACTGTAGCATCGCCAACCGATCCTTTACGTATTCAAGATGCCACGGTTATTAATGCTTCTGACTATCAAGTTACGGATGGCAGCCTAAGTATCGCAGTCGCTGGTGGCGTTCCTGACTATAGTTTTGAATGGACGCGTAGTTCTGATAATACCGTCATCAGCAATCAATCTAGTATTAGTAATTTAGCGGCAGGCTTTTATGAAGTATTGATCACCGATACGAACACTTGTGCTATCCGTCAAACCTATGAAATTACGCAACCTGATACCATAGAAGAAACCATAACCAACCCCACTTGTGCTGGTTTAGCCGATGGGAGTATAAGTTTACTAGTGAATAGAGGTAATGGCAATTTTACCTATAGTTGGTCTACGGGAGCAACCACAAATAGTATCACTAATTTAGCTGCTGGAACTTATACGGTGACCATTACAGGTTTTGATACTCCTGAAACGCGCACCTATACCATTGAAGAACCGCTACCCATTTTGGTAGATTTAGGTGGAGATAGAGTTCTTTGTAAAGGACAGAATTTAGAACTAGACGCCACCGTCGAAAATAGTAACGCAATATATACCTGGATCTCCGATACTGGTTTTTCTAGTTCAAGCCCAATAGTCACAGTTTCAGAAAAAGGAAATTACACTGTATCCGTAAGCAGCAATGGCAACTGTACCCAAACTAGCACTATTTATATAGATATAAGCGATCAAGAAATAAGTGCTGAATTTGCTGCTTCTTCTCAAGTATATGCAGGAGAAACACTCGTTTTAGTAGATATAAGTTTTCCAATTCCTGATAGTATGGAATGGATTATTCCTTCCTCAGCACAAATTTTAAAGCAAGATAAAGACGAAGCAGAAATAGTCTTTGCGACGCCTGGTGAATACGAAGTCGGTATTATTACCCAACGTGGTTCGTGTACCGAAATGCAAATTAAGAAAATAATGGTTTTGGCAAAAGATCCTACAGTCACCGAAGAAGATACCCAAGGCGGAAAAAAGTTAGTGGAAAATTTTATTATTTATCCAAATCCTACCAGTGGAGAATTTACGGCACAAGTAGACCTTACGGATAGAGGCAATATTAGCATTAAAGTATTCAGTTTTACAAACAATATGCTTATTGCTAGTGAAAAAGCAAGAGGAGAATCTTCCTATACTATTCCCTTTAATATCGCTAACATGCCCGCTGGGGTCTATGCTGTTGTTTTAGAAACTCCTTATGGATCAACCCTACGGAAAATTATTGTGAGGTAG
- a CDS encoding M61 family metallopeptidase, producing the protein MKTSFAFILCLLYTLTSTSQTNTYSISFENAVHHEAFITATFPEITSEVLTLNMARSSPGRYAVHEFAKNVYGFKATDSKGKALQVTRNNPYQWNISGHDGAVTVNYILFANRGDGTYSQVDETHAHLNIPATFIYAPELADRDIKVDFKVRKDLNWKVATQLPKVSGTTYSAPHLQYFMDSPTEISDFGLREFVVTESNGDKKTIQLALHHNGTEAELDTYFEKVKKVVLEQQSVFGELPDYDYNTYTFLACYIPNASGDGMEHRNSTILTSTRSLANGGMEGNIGTVSHEFFHGWNVERIRPNDLEPFNFAEANMSGALWFAEGFTSYYTNLILCRAKLMSETEYVEGLTGTFNYVWNSPARQFFSPIEMSYQAPFVDAATSVDPVNRENTFISYYSYGSVLGLALDLSLREKGLNLDDYFKLIWKTYGKNEIPYTIENLHASLKTYAGNDFGDTFFNKYIYKSEMPDYTSLLNAVGVTLKQNAEAPYFGASVAIDKDLNGEIKTNSIIGSPAYMAGLDEGDRITSINNTPFPNGLSFANYIKTLKVGDTLEIDFTRFGVANKTTVTLASSPEYSIQLSEKNGEKVSKKILEKRNQWLKIE; encoded by the coding sequence ATGAAAACTTCTTTTGCATTTATCTTATGTTTACTATATACCCTTACTTCAACGAGCCAAACCAACACCTATAGCATATCCTTTGAAAATGCGGTGCACCATGAAGCTTTTATAACTGCTACTTTTCCAGAAATAACTTCTGAGGTTTTAACCTTAAATATGGCTCGAAGTTCACCAGGCCGTTATGCCGTACATGAATTTGCTAAAAATGTGTATGGTTTTAAGGCTACCGACAGCAAGGGTAAAGCATTACAAGTAACGAGGAACAACCCATACCAATGGAACATTTCGGGTCATGACGGTGCTGTAACGGTAAACTATATTTTATTTGCCAATCGTGGTGATGGTACCTACTCACAAGTTGATGAAACTCATGCACATTTAAATATTCCGGCTACCTTTATCTATGCTCCAGAGCTTGCTGATAGAGACATAAAAGTTGATTTTAAAGTGCGTAAAGATTTGAATTGGAAAGTTGCTACGCAATTACCCAAAGTTTCTGGCACCACGTATAGCGCGCCTCATCTGCAGTATTTTATGGATAGCCCTACTGAAATTAGTGATTTTGGACTTAGAGAATTTGTAGTTACGGAAAGTAATGGCGATAAAAAAACTATACAATTGGCATTGCATCATAACGGTACTGAAGCGGAGCTAGATACCTATTTTGAAAAAGTAAAAAAAGTTGTTTTAGAACAGCAAAGTGTATTTGGCGAATTACCAGACTACGACTACAATACCTATACTTTTTTAGCTTGCTATATTCCGAATGCCTCTGGCGATGGTATGGAACACCGAAATTCTACGATTTTAACCAGCACCAGAAGTTTAGCGAATGGTGGTATGGAAGGGAATATTGGTACCGTATCGCACGAATTTTTTCATGGTTGGAACGTGGAGCGTATTCGCCCAAATGATTTAGAACCTTTTAATTTTGCAGAAGCCAATATGAGTGGCGCCCTATGGTTTGCCGAAGGATTTACCAGTTATTATACAAATCTTATTCTGTGCAGAGCAAAACTAATGTCAGAAACGGAATACGTAGAAGGTTTAACAGGAACCTTTAATTATGTATGGAATTCCCCAGCAAGGCAATTCTTTAGTCCAATTGAGATGAGTTACCAGGCACCTTTTGTAGATGCGGCAACCTCCGTTGATCCTGTAAATAGAGAAAACACCTTTATTTCATATTACTCCTATGGTAGTGTTTTAGGGCTGGCCTTAGATTTGTCCTTGCGCGAAAAAGGCTTGAATTTAGACGATTATTTTAAATTGATTTGGAAAACCTATGGTAAAAATGAAATTCCATATACGATAGAAAACTTGCATGCCAGTCTAAAAACTTATGCTGGAAATGACTTTGGAGATACTTTTTTCAACAAATACATTTACAAAAGTGAAATGCCTGATTATACCTCCTTATTAAATGCTGTAGGAGTGACCTTAAAACAAAATGCTGAAGCTCCGTATTTTGGTGCTTCCGTGGCTATAGATAAAGATTTGAATGGAGAAATTAAAACTAATTCAATTATTGGGAGCCCTGCTTATATGGCCGGTTTAGACGAAGGTGATCGTATAACAAGCATCAACAATACCCCATTTCCAAACGGCTTAAGCTTTGCCAATTATATTAAAACACTAAAGGTTGGCGATACACTTGAAATCGATTTCACTCGGTTTGGCGTAGCCAATAAAACGACAGTTACCTTGGCTTCAAGTCCTGAATATTCGATTCAATTAAGTGAAAAAAATGGAGAAAAAGTGTCAAAAAAGATACTAGAAAAAAGGAATCAGTGGCTTAAAATAGAGTAA
- a CDS encoding DUF2975 domain-containing protein: MTKNKLLNIVIIICKLLQFIYIVTVVALTAFFLHFQIDKTFYSDVNINFNTTEFQYTTLSTWTIDSLENSDENQYSLDKISTFSLYLIYLQYIGVLIILFLIAKEFRKVIQSVKNLNTFRDDNIKSFRKIGRYIFLYFLLTSFYFIHFETASFGGFKVSFTPLALMGFAFLMAEIFKEGNSLMLENDLTI; encoded by the coding sequence ATGACGAAAAACAAACTATTAAATATTGTAATTATCATTTGTAAATTATTGCAATTTATCTATATCGTAACTGTCGTAGCATTAACCGCATTTTTTTTACATTTTCAAATAGATAAAACCTTTTATAGTGATGTTAACATAAATTTTAATACTACTGAATTTCAATACACTACACTTTCCACCTGGACTATAGATAGTCTAGAAAATAGCGACGAAAATCAGTATAGCTTGGATAAGATAAGTACGTTCTCATTGTATCTAATCTATCTGCAATATATTGGTGTATTAATAATTCTATTTTTAATAGCGAAAGAATTTCGGAAGGTAATTCAATCGGTAAAAAATTTAAACACTTTTAGAGATGATAACATCAAGTCTTTTAGAAAAATTGGAAGGTATATTTTTTTATATTTTTTACTGACTTCTTTTTATTTCATCCACTTCGAAACTGCAAGTTTTGGTGGTTTTAAAGTTTCATTTACACCTTTAGCTTTAATGGGTTTTGCATTTTTAATGGCCGAAATATTCAAAGAAGGAAATTCTTTGATGTTAGAAAACGACTTAACCATATAA
- a CDS encoding helix-turn-helix transcriptional regulator encodes MPIFVHLDRVLAERQIKSKELAEAIGITEANLSILKSGKAKAVRFSTLEAICAVLECQPADLLEYKP; translated from the coding sequence ATGCCCATTTTTGTACATCTAGACAGGGTATTGGCTGAACGTCAAATCAAAAGCAAAGAACTTGCTGAAGCTATCGGCATCACCGAAGCAAACTTATCTATTTTAAAATCAGGTAAAGCCAAAGCGGTACGTTTTTCGACCTTAGAAGCCATTTGCGCTGTTTTGGAGTGTCAGCCAGCAGATTTACTGGAATATAAACCATAA
- a CDS encoding F0F1 ATP synthase subunit epsilon yields MYLEIVSPEATLFSGEVTSVTVPGINGEFQMLSNHAPIVSLLQKGEVKIQGNAIKIAEANKHNFSKTTASATSLLISSGTVEMKNNKIIVLAD; encoded by the coding sequence ATGTATTTAGAAATTGTATCACCAGAAGCTACCTTATTTTCAGGAGAAGTTACCTCGGTAACTGTTCCAGGTATTAACGGAGAATTTCAAATGTTATCGAATCACGCACCTATTGTATCTTTATTGCAAAAAGGAGAGGTTAAAATTCAAGGAAATGCTATTAAAATAGCTGAGGCTAATAAACATAATTTTTCTAAAACAACGGCCAGTGCTACAAGCTTGCTTATTTCAAGTGGTACGGTGGAAATGAAAAATAATAAAATTATTGTTTTAGCGGATTAA
- the atpD gene encoding F0F1 ATP synthase subunit beta — protein sequence MSKVTGKVSQIIGPVVDVEFPSGSDLPKIYDSLEIKRKDGSLLVLEVQSHIGENSVRTIGMDSTDGLSRGTDVVATGAAIQMPIGDDVYGRLFNVIGDAIDGLGDLPKAGKDGLPIHREAPKFEDLSTSSEVLFTGIKVIDLIEPYSKGGKIGLFGGAGVGKTVLIQELINNIAKGHGGLSVFAGVGERTREGNDLLREMLESGIIKYGDDFMHSMEEGGWDLTKVDKNIMKESKATFVFGQMNEPPGARARVALSGLTIAEYFRDGAGEGQGKDVLFFVDNIFRFTQAGSEVSALLGRMPSAVGYQPTLATEMGAMQERITSTKRGSITSVQAVYVPADDLTDPAPATTFAHLDATTVLSRKIAELGIYPAVDPLDSTSRILTADILGKEHYGCAQRVKELLQRYKELQDIIAILGMEELSEEDKLAVGRARRVQRFLSQPFHVAEQFTGLKGVLVDIKDTINGFNRIMDGELDHLPESAFNLKGTIEEVIEAGDKMLAEA from the coding sequence ATGTCTAAAGTTACAGGTAAAGTTTCTCAAATAATAGGACCCGTTGTTGATGTTGAATTTCCATCAGGTTCAGATCTTCCAAAAATATACGATTCTCTTGAGATCAAGAGAAAAGATGGTTCACTTTTAGTTCTAGAAGTACAATCTCATATTGGTGAGAATTCTGTAAGAACAATTGGTATGGATTCTACCGATGGTTTAAGTAGAGGTACTGATGTAGTGGCTACAGGAGCAGCCATACAAATGCCTATAGGTGACGATGTTTACGGTCGTTTATTCAATGTTATCGGTGATGCTATTGACGGTCTTGGTGATTTGCCTAAGGCTGGTAAAGACGGACTTCCAATTCACAGAGAAGCACCTAAATTTGAAGATTTATCTACCTCGTCAGAAGTTTTATTTACAGGGATAAAGGTGATCGATTTAATTGAACCTTACTCAAAAGGAGGTAAAATTGGTTTATTTGGTGGTGCAGGTGTTGGTAAAACAGTATTGATTCAAGAATTAATCAACAATATAGCCAAAGGTCACGGTGGTCTTTCGGTATTTGCTGGTGTAGGTGAGCGTACTCGTGAAGGGAACGATTTACTTCGTGAAATGTTAGAATCAGGAATTATAAAATACGGTGATGATTTTATGCACTCTATGGAAGAAGGTGGATGGGATTTAACCAAAGTAGATAAAAATATCATGAAAGAATCAAAAGCGACTTTCGTTTTTGGTCAAATGAACGAACCTCCTGGAGCTCGTGCTCGTGTAGCATTATCTGGCTTAACAATTGCGGAATATTTCCGCGATGGTGCAGGTGAGGGACAAGGTAAAGATGTATTATTTTTCGTAGATAATATCTTCCGTTTTACACAAGCAGGATCAGAAGTATCTGCACTTTTAGGTCGTATGCCTTCTGCGGTAGGATATCAACCTACATTGGCAACAGAAATGGGTGCCATGCAAGAGCGTATTACATCAACTAAAAGAGGGTCAATTACATCAGTACAGGCGGTTTACGTTCCTGCGGATGATTTAACGGATCCAGCACCAGCAACGACATTTGCGCATTTAGATGCAACAACAGTACTTTCTCGTAAAATTGCGGAGTTAGGAATTTACCCAGCGGTTGATCCTTTAGATTCTACTTCAAGAATTTTAACGGCAGATATTTTAGGGAAAGAACATTACGGTTGTGCCCAAAGAGTAAAAGAGTTATTACAACGCTATAAAGAATTGCAAGATATTATTGCCATTTTAGGAATGGAAGAATTATCTGAAGAAGATAAATTAGCGGTAGGTAGAGCGCGTAGAGTACAACGTTTCTTATCACAACCTTTTCACGTAGCGGAACAGTTTACAGGTTTAAAAGGAGTATTGGTGGATATTAAAGATACCATTAATGGCTTTAATAGAATTATGGATGGTGAGTTAGATCACTTACCAGAATCTGCTTTCAACCTTAAAGGAACAATCGAAGAAGTTATCGAGGCTGGAGATAAAATGTTAGCCGAGGCTTAA